The Methylopila sp. M107 genome contains the following window.
CGATCCTGTCCGAGCGCAGCGCGGCGAGGAACGTCATTGTCTTCCAGTGCGCGTGCGGAACCTTGGCGTTCAGCCGCTGGCCACGCGGGCTCCAGCCGCGCAGCGGCGCCATGTTGGTCTTGGCCCAGGTCTCGTCGAGGAAGACGAGACGGGAGGCGTCAACGCGCCTCTGAAGGCTTCGCCACCTTCGTCGGCGGCGCACGACGTCCGGCCTGTCCCGCTCGCTCGCCAGAACGGTTTTTTTTGAAGCTCAGCTTCTCAGAGCGGACCAGGCTCCAGACCGCGCCATAACTCGCAACGACGCCGCGTTCGGCGAGCTCTCGCTGCAGCCGCCGCAAGCTGACATGCGGCTCGGCCGCAAGCCGCGCCAGCACCCAGTCCCGCTCGCCTGCGAGCCGCAACGGACGACGCGAGCCCATCGGTTTGGCCGCGGCGCTCCCCGTCGCCCGGTGGCGCTGCGACCATTTCACGACGCTCGACACGCTCACCTGAAACGTCGCCGCGACAGAACGAACGCTCTCGCCAGCCGCAACCCGCGCCACCGCGCGCTCCCGAAGATCAAGCGAAT
Protein-coding sequences here:
- a CDS encoding IS630 family transposase (programmed frameshift) codes for the protein MVRAYSLDLRERAVARVAAGESVRSVAATFQVSVSSVVKWSQRHRATGSAAAKPMGSRRPLRLAGERDWVLARLAAEPHVSLRRLQRELAERGVVASYGAVWSLVRSEKLSFKKTVLASERDRPDVVRRRRRWRSLQRRVDASRLVFLDETWAKTNMAPLRGWSPRGQRLNAKVPHAHWKTMTFLAALRSDRIDAPCVFDGPINGVRFLAYVTEVLIPTLKPGDVVVLDNLGSHKGKAVREAIRNAGARLAFLPPYSPDLNPIEQVFAKLKHMLRRAQERTVETTWRRIPTLLNDFSAEECRNYIVNAGYASI